One region of Sus scrofa isolate TJ Tabasco breed Duroc chromosome 3, Sscrofa11.1, whole genome shotgun sequence genomic DNA includes:
- the MPV17L gene encoding mpv17-like protein isoform X1: MAGWWRVLPRAAGRYPWPTNVLLYTALFSAGDALQQRLRGCRADWRQTRHVATVAVVFHGNFNYVWLRLLERALPGRAPRVILAKVLCDQALGGPVAVSAFYLGMSILQGKDDIFLDLRQKFWNTYKSGLMYWPFVQLTNFSLVPVPWRTAYTGLCGFLWATFLCFSQQGGDGTLKSAFASLRTKGTNEVESPPEK, translated from the exons ATGGCGGGCTGGTGGCGGGTACTCCCGCGCGCCGCCGGGCGCTACCCTTGGCCCACGAACGTGCTGCTCTATACCGCGCTCTTCTCGGCTGGCGACGCGCTGCAGCAGCGGCTGCGGGGCTGCCGGGCGGACTGGCGGCAGACGCGGCACGTGGCCACGGTGGCCGTGGTCTTCCACGGAAACTTCAACTACGTGTGGCTGCGCCTGCTGGAGCGCGCGCTGCCGGGCCGCGCGCCGCGCGTCATCCTGGCCAAGGTGCTGTGCGACCAGGCGCTTGGCGGGCCGGTGGCCGTCTCTGCCTTTTACCTGG GTATGAGTATTCTCCAGGGGAAGGATGACATATTTTTGGACTTGAGACAGAAATTCTGGAATACATATAAG AGTGGTCTGATGTACTGGCCTTTTGTACAG CTCACCAACTTCAGCCTCGTTCCTGTTCCCTGGAGAACAGCTTACACCGGACTCTGCGGCTTTCTGTGGGCCACCTTCCTCTGCTTTTCACAACAGGGTGGTGATGGCACACTGAAGTCAGCTTTCGCTTCTCTTCGCACAAAGGGGACAAATGAAGTTGAAAGCCCCCCAGAGAAATGA
- the MPV17L gene encoding mpv17-like protein isoform X2, with the protein MAGWWRVLPRAAGRYPWPTNVLLYTALFSAGDALQQRLRGCRADWRQTRHVATVAVVFHGNFNYVWLRLLERALPGRAPRVILAKVLCDQALGGPVAVSAFYLEWSDVLAFCTAHQLQPRSCSLENSLHRTLRLSVGHLPLLFTTGW; encoded by the exons ATGGCGGGCTGGTGGCGGGTACTCCCGCGCGCCGCCGGGCGCTACCCTTGGCCCACGAACGTGCTGCTCTATACCGCGCTCTTCTCGGCTGGCGACGCGCTGCAGCAGCGGCTGCGGGGCTGCCGGGCGGACTGGCGGCAGACGCGGCACGTGGCCACGGTGGCCGTGGTCTTCCACGGAAACTTCAACTACGTGTGGCTGCGCCTGCTGGAGCGCGCGCTGCCGGGCCGCGCGCCGCGCGTCATCCTGGCCAAGGTGCTGTGCGACCAGGCGCTTGGCGGGCCGGTGGCCGTCTCTGCCTTTTACCTGG AGTGGTCTGATGTACTGGCCTTTTGTACAG CTCACCAACTTCAGCCTCGTTCCTGTTCCCTGGAGAACAGCTTACACCGGACTCTGCGGCTTTCTGTGGGCCACCTTCCTCTGCTTTTCACAACAGGGTGGTGA